The window GGGGGACGAGCCGCCGACCCACACGGGGATGCGGGCCTGGGCGGGGCGGGGGCGCTGGCCCAGGTCCTCGAAGTCGTACAGCTTGCCGTGGTGGGAGGGGAACTCGTCCGGACCGAGGGCGGCGCGCAGGGCGTCCACGCACTCGTCCAGGACCGCCCCCCGGCGTTCGAAGTCCACCCCGAGCGCCTCGAACTCCTCCCGTACGTGCCCGGCGCCCACGCCCAGGATCAGCCGGCCGCCGGAGAGGTGGTCGAGGGTGGCGTACTGCTTGGCCGTCAGGAGCGGGTGGCGCAGGCCGACGACCGCGACGTGACTGAGCAGCCGGACCCGTTCGGTGACGGCGGCCAGGTAGGCGAGCGTGGCGACCGGGTCGTACCAGACCGTGCTCATCGCGGGCGCGAGGCGGCGCGGGACGGCCACGTGGTCGCAGACGGCGACGTACGCGAACCCCGCCCGGTCGGCGGCCCGCGCGATCTCCGCCAGATCCTGCGGCCCGGCGTCCGCCTCCCAGGGCTCGGCGTAGAGGGTGCTCTGGGACTGCACGGGCAGCTGCATCCCGTATGCGAGCCCCACGCCGGACCCGCCCGGCTGCCGCTCCCCGGCCCCGCTCAACTCGCGCTCCCCGGCCCCGCCCACAGCCCCTCCCGCGTCAACCCGAGCAACTCGATCGCGTTCCGCCGCACGATCCGGTCCACCACGTCCGGGTCCAGGTGGCCCATCTGTGCCTCGCCGACCTGCCGCGACTCGGGCCAGGTGGAGTCGGAGTGGGGGTAGTCGGTCTCGTACAGCACGTTCCCCACGCCGATCGCGTCGAGGTTCCTCAGCCCGA is drawn from Streptomyces bottropensis ATCC 25435 and contains these coding sequences:
- a CDS encoding LLM class F420-dependent oxidoreductase, whose amino-acid sequence is MQLPVQSQSTLYAEPWEADAGPQDLAEIARAADRAGFAYVAVCDHVAVPRRLAPAMSTVWYDPVATLAYLAAVTERVRLLSHVAVVGLRHPLLTAKQYATLDHLSGGRLILGVGAGHVREEFEALGVDFERRGAVLDECVDALRAALGPDEFPSHHGKLYDFEDLGQRPRPAQARIPVWVGGSSPAAVRRAAVRGDGWLPQGDPRDRLPAQTARLRRLREEAGVTAPLTVGAITEPLYVGEPGWEVGRRALTGSPEALAESLREYGAMGVDQIQVRFRSRGRSELVDQIGAFGTEVGPLL